Proteins encoded in a region of the Panthera uncia isolate 11264 chromosome B2 unlocalized genomic scaffold, Puncia_PCG_1.0 HiC_scaffold_24, whole genome shotgun sequence genome:
- the SMIM28 gene encoding small integral membrane protein 28 has translation MRGLMASSWRKYGHAGRGTHEWLTSESSLPLPETQLQGTQKVSSAKDDVEPFLCILLPATILLFLAFLLLFLYRHCQAARPPGQVFSIDLPEHPPSAGEVTDFRPGLPWSGEPGFPYSPLPREAALVPACSPPSYEEATRTRPGAGTLDAGLRRQEGSPGPGERL, from the exons ATGCGGGGACTGATGGCCAGCAGCTGGAGGAAGTATGGACACGCTGGCAGGGGGACACATGAGTGGTTAACTAGCGAATCAAGCCTACCTCTCCCGGAAACCCAGCTGCAG GGCACCCAGAAGGTAAGTTCCGCGAAAGACGACGTGGAGCCCTTCCTGTGCATCCTTCTTCCAGCGACCATCCTGCTCTTCCTGGCCTTTCTGCTGCTGTTCCTGTACCGCCACTGCCAGGCCGCTAGGCCCCCGGGGCAGGTGTTCAGCATCGACCTCCCAGAGCACCCCCCCTCGGCGGGAGAGGTCACGGACTTCCGGCCCGGCCTCCCCTGGAGCGGCGAGCCTGGCTTCCCTTACTCCCCGCTGCCCCGGGAGGCGGCCCTCGTCCCAGCGTGCTCACCACCCTCCTACGAAGAGGCCACCAGGACCCGCCCTGGGGCAGGGACTCTGGATGCAGGCCTGCGGCGTCAGGAGGGGTCACCTGGCCCGGGGGAGCGGCTATAA